TCTGCGATGGCTCCCATTCCATTCACTCCTCATTGAGATTTTGGTTCTATTTTCACTCTGCCAAAAGACAGTGCCTCTCGCAAAAATATTTACGTGCGCTTATGTTTTTACAAGCTTTCTCCGATCCCGATGAATGCAGGACCCATCACCAAGAACAACAACGGCAGACCCATTAACAAAATGACAAAAGGCAACAACCTGATATTCAACCGATTCATATGGGTAGCAGCTTCGTCTTCTTGTTGTCTCACTTGCTCCTCTACTTGGACAGACAACATTTGTGATAGACTAACCCCTTTTTTCATCGCCTCGTTCATCTCTAGCGCGATGGTAGTCAACGAATCTACCTCCCACCGAAAGGCCAGCTCTTCAAGTGCCTTTCTCCAGTTCCCATGCCTTTTTTCTCCCATTTCTAGGCTCGCGAGCTCTCTGCCAAGTCTTGCATCAAAACGCCTCGCTGTCTGCTTTACAGCCTGTTGCAATGGCATGCCTGCTTCAACCAATGACTGCACAATGCTGAAAAAGATAGGGACCTGCTCTCGAATTTCAGCTTTTGCTCGCTTGTCCGCCCGATCTAATAGCATGTTCGGCAACAAGTACAAAAATAAACTAATCGTTAGGGGAAGCCCATTCACCACACCGATTTTTTCACCATGAACCATAATTATCGACAATGAAGCTAGAGATGAAATGATGAAGCACATACTGATGAGTCGGAACAAAACAATCTCTGTCAGACTTATATCGATCCCCAGACGCGCTAATGTTTCCTCTATTTTTTTCTTATCGACACCCGTCCATTTGTAGAAATACTGTAGCAGTACCTGGTTTTTCTCCAAGCTTCGAACCAGTGTCCACCTTTTTCGTCCTTGTTGAAACGATTGCTCAAGCTTGGCTTGTTTCTCGGAGTCAATCCTGCCCAAAAGTGTGGCGGAGATTGGTCCTCCCTTACTCACACAATACGGCAAGCCGTACAGAAATATAGCAACAGTCGCCAATATACTAAGTACGAGAACGAACATTACACCCTCTCCTATGCTCCCCTGCTTATGCTTTTATGCGCAACATAACGAATTGCTTCTCCCCCAATCAAAATGGAAGCCAAGCTTCCCAAAATAAGAAACCGTCCCCCGATTGTGGCCGTTAGTGGTTCGAAATGATTGGGATTATTCACATACAACGCAATGACAAAGACAAACGGCATAACACTTAGTAAATTCACTTGTGCAACGATCTGTGCCATCGCTGCTTTTTGTCTACGGAGCGACTGTCTGCGCCGCAATATCGAAGAGGCAGCCAAATCGAGCGTTTTGGCCATATCTCCGCCCATCTCACGTTGAATATGGACAATGGTCGCTAAATATTTGACATCTGCTGATCCTGTGCGTTCAAAGAATCGATTCATTACGTGCTCTAACGGAACTTGTGCCCGCAATAGCTCTACAATACGCCTGTATTCCTCTAATACGATTTCTGATAAAAATGGACTAGCTGCTACCTGTTCAAACGCATGCAAATACGATGGAGAAGTACGTAAAGAACTGGCCATGAGACGAATCGCTTTTACATTGCCTGCTTCGAAATCGTCCTTTCGACGAGCTCCCCATACACTCACGAACCGTTCGGTAAACATAATCCCTGCCAGCAAAGCAGGCAATGCCATCCACCAAGACTGCAAGATCTGACTACTCACACCAAAGGACGCGATCCCCAATAAAAAAGAGAGAGTCACATACTGGTTTACCCCCCACCCTGAGTGCGATTTCGCCAACCTTTCCTCAAACTGCTTCCAAATCGTTTTCCTGTCCTGTTGCAACCCCTCTACGATTTCGTGCTTCCCCGTCGGTTCTCGCATATACAATTTGTTGGGCAAGATCAATAACAGGATGGCCATCCCCATCCCGATTGCAACAGGTAAGCTAATGTCCATGCTTTCCCCTCCTATAGCGGTATTGGTTTGGTGAAAAAGACTTGCTCAATCTCCTCCCGAGACAAGCCTTTTTCTAGCCATCGCTTAATCAGTCGCTCTGGGCGATAGCCTGTCCATTTGAAGTGACCCTTTACTCTCCCATTCTCAACCCCAGTTGCTTCGTACACGTAAATATCCTGCAAATACACCCGATCAGGGAGAACCTGTTTAATGTTGCAAGCTCGTTTTATCCATTCTTCATGCGATTGACCCGTCCCCACTACCTCCGTTATCGCAACCACCTTGCGACTTCCATCTTCTTCAAAACGTTTTACTTGAACAATCAGATCCAGTGCTGAGCCGATCATTAAATTGCGCTCCTCAGCACTATACCCTTCATCTGCTTTTCCAAATAAAATAGGCAATGTTGAATCGACCAACGCTCGCGGTGAGTTTGCGTGCGCTGTACTCCAGCTACCCGGATGGTCCGTATTCATTGCCCAAAGCATATCTACGATTTCTCCACCTCGTGTCTCACCGACCATGATGACATCCGGCCTTTTTCGCAAGGATAAACGAACACAATCCTTGATCGAAAACCCACCCTTCCCCTCGTAATTTGCAGGTTTCGCTAAAAATCTGCGCACAAAAGGATGTTGAAGCTTCATCTCTAAAACATCCTCAATCGTAATAATACTTAAGTGATCAGGGACATATTGGGAGATGAGATTGAGCATGTGTGTCTTGCCTGAGCCTGTTCCTCCACTGACAATGCCAGATGCACGAGATAAACGGACGGCTCTGTTTAAAAAGAGAAGCATCGGCTCGCAAATGGAACCATACCGCAAGTAGTCGGACTCGCTGAGTAGCTCACGGTGTTTTCTGATCGTGAGCATATGACCATCGGGAGAAATAGAACGATGCGTAGCAGCAACCCGGGAACCGTCTGGAAGCTGTGTATGTAGCTCTGCTTTTGTTTCATTGAACTCACGCCCCATTGTCGCTGCAATCTGTTCCAATAAGCGCAACAGCTCTTCCTCATCGCGAAAAACAGCAATGTCCGGAGATTCAAGACGACCAGTACTTTTTCTTTCAATGACGAGATAGTTATAGCGATGAAAAAGAATCTCCGTGATGTCGTTATCCTCTAATAAAGCGTCTAATGGGCCCCACCCCGTCAAAGAATGCAGCAGCCGTTTTACTTCTGCTTCCATTTGTATGGATGTCAGCGTCGTTTGCGACTCCAGCAGTATCCGAATATCTGCCGTCAGCTCATCCATAAAGAGTGAAGAGTGCTTTTCCTCCCATAATCGCTTTCCGTATTTCTCAACAATCTGGGTACGAATCAACGTTTCTCTATCTGGCCCAACCCATTTTTCATTCGTCCGCTCGTGATCAGGGGCTTGCATCTTTTCGTGAAGCGTCGAAGGAACTCCCGTTATTCCTCTCCCCGATGATCGTAATTCTTGCGCTGTGCGGACTTGATTAGAAATGCCTAGCAACTGTTTTTTATCGAACATAACACCCTCCCTTATCCCCATAACCATTTGAAAAGAGAAGTTTTCTCTTTTTGTTTCTCTTTTCCAGCAGCCTTCATTTGCTCCCCATCTACGGGAAACAGTGCTTTTCCTAATGTCTCAATGGCTTCCTTGGCCGGAATTCTCCCTGACAGGAGCATGACTGGCGTTCCGGTGTTAATCGATTTTTTTACTTCCACATCGTCAGGTATTGAGAAGATCTTTTTGCTAGGATGGAGCTGGAAATAGGCACGAATTTCATCTAGGGTAAACATTTCTTTCCGCTGCAAACGATTCATGCAAATTTGAATGCGTTCTTCAGGGTACTCTGCTTCTCGCAACAGTTTCAACAATCGTTGAATATTTTCAATGGAGTCTACCACCGGATTTCCCACCATCACGACATGTTCTGCAAAAAACAGAGCTTGAATCGTTGCATCTGTTGTATCAGGTGCCGTATCGATAAGAATGACGTCGTAGTTGCTTTGTTTTAACGTTTCGAGAATCAGATATAAATGATAGTC
The window above is part of the Brevibacillus antibioticus genome. Proteins encoded here:
- a CDS encoding type II secretion system F family protein; amino-acid sequence: MDISLPVAIGMGMAILLLILPNKLYMREPTGKHEIVEGLQQDRKTIWKQFEERLAKSHSGWGVNQYVTLSFLLGIASFGVSSQILQSWWMALPALLAGIMFTERFVSVWGARRKDDFEAGNVKAIRLMASSLRTSPSYLHAFEQVAASPFLSEIVLEEYRRIVELLRAQVPLEHVMNRFFERTGSADVKYLATIVHIQREMGGDMAKTLDLAASSILRRRQSLRRQKAAMAQIVAQVNLLSVMPFVFVIALYVNNPNHFEPLTATIGGRFLILGSLASILIGGEAIRYVAHKSISRGA
- a CDS encoding type II secretion system F family protein translates to MFVLVLSILATVAIFLYGLPYCVSKGGPISATLLGRIDSEKQAKLEQSFQQGRKRWTLVRSLEKNQVLLQYFYKWTGVDKKKIEETLARLGIDISLTEIVLFRLISMCFIISSLASLSIIMVHGEKIGVVNGLPLTISLFLYLLPNMLLDRADKRAKAEIREQVPIFFSIVQSLVEAGMPLQQAVKQTARRFDARLGRELASLEMGEKRHGNWRKALEELAFRWEVDSLTTIALEMNEAMKKGVSLSQMLSVQVEEQVRQQEDEAATHMNRLNIRLLPFVILLMGLPLLFLVMGPAFIGIGESL
- a CDS encoding CpaF family protein; this encodes MFDKKQLLGISNQVRTAQELRSSGRGITGVPSTLHEKMQAPDHERTNEKWVGPDRETLIRTQIVEKYGKRLWEEKHSSLFMDELTADIRILLESQTTLTSIQMEAEVKRLLHSLTGWGPLDALLEDNDITEILFHRYNYLVIERKSTGRLESPDIAVFRDEEELLRLLEQIAATMGREFNETKAELHTQLPDGSRVAATHRSISPDGHMLTIRKHRELLSESDYLRYGSICEPMLLFLNRAVRLSRASGIVSGGTGSGKTHMLNLISQYVPDHLSIITIEDVLEMKLQHPFVRRFLAKPANYEGKGGFSIKDCVRLSLRKRPDVIMVGETRGGEIVDMLWAMNTDHPGSWSTAHANSPRALVDSTLPILFGKADEGYSAEERNLMIGSALDLIVQVKRFEEDGSRKVVAITEVVGTGQSHEEWIKRACNIKQVLPDRVYLQDIYVYEATGVENGRVKGHFKWTGYRPERLIKRWLEKGLSREEIEQVFFTKPIPL